The nucleotide sequence AACCCTCACTCTTTTTCCGCCACCAGGGGGCGCTGCTTCCCTGCTGCTCCTTGGAGGAGGCCCTGCCCCGCCAGGCCCGGAGGGAGGCTGGACACTGGGTTGGCGGTGACCTGGCAGCTCTGAGCTGGTGTCCACTGCCCGTGGGAGGCCGCCCGTCACCACTTGGGGCCCTCAGGACCCCGCTTTCGCTAGTGGAATGGGGTGTCTCCTAAATGCTGAGCGCCATCAGGAGAATGTGGTTTTGAGCCTCATTCCAACTGGGCCCCACACAGCTCTGCTCACAGGGGTGGTCGTAGGGATTCCAGGACTTAATGGATGTGACAACACCAAACGCAGACCAGGGCCCCTGAGTCTCCATTCCCCTGTATGTCAGTGGGGTGATAGTGCCTCCTCCCCAGCTGGCCTCCCTGGGGCCCAGGGGAAAGGATGGGACAGGTctgagggccagggctggggaccaGGTCTCACCTTGCGCACCACTCTGGAGGTGATAGCGATGTTCTCTGCTTCCTCTACGGTCTTGGTGGCGACGGTGTTGACACTGGAGACCACGGCCTCGCTCACGGCGTTGGCGTGCTCCTTGGTCTTCTCAGCCACTGTGCGAGGAATCTGGCTGGCTTTGGccctgaccccaccccacccaggcctGGCCTTCCCGTCAGGCCAGAGTAGCCCCTTTCCCAGGGCGCTCAAAATGCTGGCTCTACTGGAGACCTTAGGCTGTCCCCTTTCTGACTCCAGGGGAGCTCTGACGACGATGGGGGCAGTCCACCCTGGGTCTAGCCCCAGATTCTGGAGAAATCTGGGTCCGTATACAGCAGGGGGGAAAGGAGGTGCCTGGGCTTGGGCCTTTAGCACCAGGGTGCAAAAGTCCCTGCATGTCCTAGCCTCCATGTCCCCGGGTACTGGGGCTCCTCACCTGAGGTCACACTCTGCACAACACCTTCCTTGGTCTTGGCTCCTGTGGAGGAAGTGGAGGCGTCAGGCCAGTCCCACTCCTGGTGTTGGGAGTGGGGGAGTGGGCCAGGCAAACACACCACAGAACAGCTGGACAAGCTGCAGGGTCAGTGGGAGGTAAGGATGGTGTCTGGGGGCCGGCCATCCTTTCAAAGGCCACTTCCTGCTGTGTCTGGAGGAAGGGGACGGATGGGAAGTGGACAGGACAGGATGGGGGGACGAGAGAGACCAGGCCTGAGGTAGGGTCTGGACCTCATGTGGGTATGGCCTGGGCCTCGGAAGCAGCGCAGGACAGGGTCAACGAGAGCTGAGTCATCGGCTCAGCCTCCTCTTCGGAAGGAGCTGACGGGGGTGGGGTGCATGGGAGGCTGGACAGGACACTGAGGGCTGGTCTCATCTCGCCTGACGCGCCCCTTCCctctgggcggggtgggggcccGTGGCCTGGCTGCTGAGCCCCTGCTTGCTCAGTCCGCGGGGCTCCAGGCTCAGTGTGGCTTCTTACCCGAGTTAGGGGGCCTGTGGGTGATGCTGGGCGGGGGCGCTGGTGTGCGCtggtgtgtgcatctgtgtgcgCACAAACAGGTGTGTCTGAGGGCTAAGTGCCTCCCTTGCTGTTCTGTCCCAGAGGCCCCTGGGGCCCTGAGGAGGCCAAACAGACAATGGGGTGTGCGGGAGAATGGCGGTCCTCCAGGGCTGGGAGACCCTGACTCaactgccacgtcctcatccctctcAAAACgcctcccaggggctgggggataaAGTCAGGCCCAGGTAACTGAGCAGCCACCAAGCTGCCCTGCCCCGCCAGGCCCTGCCACGCCCAAACTCACCCACATACATGACGCCCTCCTTGGTCTTCTCAGCAGCCTCTGTCACCCCCTGCTTGGTCTTCTCCACGGCGCCCACCACACCCTCCTTGGCGATGGAGAAGCCCTTCTTGAAGACATCCATGGCTGTGGGCAGGGACGGGGGCCTGACTCCCCGGGCAAACTGTGACTGGAGCTGGCTCGAGTGCTGCCGCAGCTGCTGTCCCTACTGCTGCCTCTTATTGCTGCCAATGAAATAATGATGATGCAGCGGCGGCTGATGGGAGCCCAGCCAGCccaggggtgggggcggggaaggagggagggaggaagcaggctcgCCGCCCCCTTCTCCCAGGGTTCCCGAGCCCCTGCTGGCTCAAccctcccctcctgtcccctgccctccctggaggGGCCACAGAGGGCCGGACACATCCTTATCCATCACTGCCCTTCATTCATTTGCCGCCCTGCGCACCCACAGGGGCAGCCTTGACTGGGTGCTCCCAGGCCTGGGGCTGTTGTATCTGTGTGCATCTGGGGCAGAGAGGGGTCACAGAGGGGggcaggcacagagagggtaggtGCCTCTGTTTACCAGCGTCCCAGGTAGGGCAGGGGTCAGGACCAAGCCGGTCTGTCAGGCAAGAGTGGCCAACCTCCCAGACTGGCCTGGGCTACCCAACTTCTCACCAGCACCACGGATGCCCCCATCCTGGGGCTCGGGCAAGTCCAGGTTGGGGAGCTGAGCCACAAAGAGCTGACCCAGGCCCTGGCCCCAGCTACAGACTGTGCGACCCTAGGACAGCTCCTTTGTCCTTCTGAGCCTCCACCCGTCTGCTGGCTCCCACTGCCCAGTGGTGAGAGGTGCTGAGTAGGCACGAGTGCCCCCCACTTCCTGGCCACCAGCGTGGATGGGCAGCAGGTTCCCTGAGGCTGATCCGACCGCTTCCTGCTGCCCCGCCTCTGTGCTGGTGCGGTTCTCCTGATTCCCATGGGGACACGCTTGGTGGAGCTACCTCCCCCCGTGTCTGCCGCACCCCCAGTGTCCCAGACCCGCGTCCTCCCAGGGCACACGGGAACTGGCCTGCGTTGTTGGCTGCCCCTGTGGGGACCAGGCCGAGGGTGAGGGGGGCCGGACGAGACTCACCGGGTGGGCCGGCCCAGGCTACTTCCTCTCTTTGTTGTCCccgtgctttttttttccttctgagactTAACTTGAAGACAACGTCACCAGCGCTGGTAGTTTCTGGAGTCACCCACAGAGGCTGAGTCCGCCCCAAGCCAAGATGATCCTGACACTGCTGCTCAGCGTCGgggggcccctgggctgggggctgctgggggcctgggcccAGGTCCCCAGTACCAGGTTCTCCGATCCACACAGCCCCAGGCCACCTGGGGTCTGGAGGGCAGAGGCTGAGGACAGGGACCCCGTCAGACGGTAAGGAGGGCCTGGACCTGGGGGAGGAAGTGGTACAGGATCTGAGTCCCAGCTCAGCCAAAGCAGGGACTCTCTGGACTTCAGTTACCCATACGTGAAATGGGCTCATACTACCTACCTGCTGGACCAGCTGTGAGGCTGAATGAGGTGCTAGGTGGCAGGCTCCCCTTTAGGAGGCCACCCCCAGCCGGCCCGGACTGGGTACCCCAGGGCCCAGCCTAAGGACCACAGGAAGTTCCCCGCCTACCCATGGCAGGGAAGGGGCCTGGAGGTTGGACAGGGCGGGAGCACTCTATGCCATTGACCACCGGGGTGCTGAGGGGCTGGGGTTCTGGAAGTTTCTAGCTGACCTGGGAGTGGCTCCTATTCTTCGAAGTAAGTCAGTTCTGAAAGCTGAGCCCAGTTGAGGCTGGCGCGGCCTAAGCCACAGAAGACAGATGCTCCTGGGGACTGGACTTGGATCTGAGCGCCCAGGGGGACCGGCATGGGCCCTCATCCTGGCCCTAACAGTCGAGCACTGAGCAGACAGGGTGCCCTGCTCTATTTCAGGAACGAAAAGGAGGCTGTGGCACCCAGCGAGCTCTGCTTCGGCAGCCCTCTGGAAATGGGCGGAATGGTGTTATGGCTAGACCAGGACACCCTTTTCCAGCCTTTCTGTGTGTCCAGGGCCAGGGATCCTCCTGCTGATAAGGTGCTGGGAATGCGGGTCCCTCCTCAGGGTACCCCTCAGGCAGAGCAGCAGGTGCCATTTATCGGACCCATCCCTGGGCTGGGCATCTTGCCACGTGTTACCTCAATCCTCCTTACAGCCCCGGTTACAGAGGagcctggggctcagagaggctaagcagctggctaaggtcacacagctgaggaGAGCTAGAACCAGGATCTGAGTCTGACTCTAGAGATCATACTCTGGTCCCAGTCCCAGGGGTGcctattcccccctccccctccccgcccaaaCCAGACTTGGTTGAGGGCATCTATAAGGATTTGGAGGGTGAGAGAGGCCAATTTACGAGTCTCCCGTCTGGCTGGCCGAGATTCACCGTCACGTGGGCCTGGCCCAAACCTTCCTGGGACAGTTCTCATACAGCTCTGACACTTCAAGGTGAATGTGTTTGTTAGACACTTGCCCGACAGCAGATCTGaccagggagaggcaggagggtgaGAGCAAGCGAGTGTGCACTGCCGCTAGGTGATGGAGGGGCAGGCCatgtgggaggagaggggagaagttGGCCTGGAGAGACCCCCTTTCCTGCACCATTCCCAGTTCTGCTCAGAGCTGGGAGGTGCACATGGCTCTTGGTGGGGGAACCCAGTCACCCAGCTCTGATTTCAGGACCAAGGATCCAGCCTTCCCTCCCCAAAGCCCCCAACTCCAAGCCCCTGTCTCTGGGTGGCCGGCCTCCCTCTGATGAAAGGGAGTATGAGGGGCCCAAGCGGCTGGGCAGGAGGTAGGAGATGCTTCTctttctcccccactcccaccccgggGCTGTGGGGAGAGACTGCGTTCCATTAGCCCCAGGGAGGGTGGGTCTCCGGACTGCTCAAGACCTGAGGGGGTCACTCAGCCATGGCCTGGTGGTCTcagtgtgtgcaggtgtgtgtgcaaGGGTACCCTGGCCCGGGAACACCCAGGCAGGAGTCCCAAGCCCTGGTCCCAGGAACCTCCAGGGGGTCCCATCGGGCCTGCTGGTCTCCTGCCTACAACCCAAAAACTGCAGCCCCCACAGGTCAAGCCCAGGTTGTCGAGGCCTCCGGAGGGTCtggtgagaaaggaaggaagcgcCGCGCGGCTTCCTCAGGCTGATTGCTTCCCGTGTTCCCGTGAGGGGAGAGGCGGAAAcgcagccccagccctgctcctgctATGGGGAAGGGGAGGCGGACAGGCTCTCCACAGCCAAGCAGGGGCACCACACCACCCACGCCACCCGCCACGAGCCTGGCGGGCCCGCCCCCTGGCTGCCAGAGCCAGGGCCCTGCCCTGCATTTGCCCCTCATACCTGTATCCAGGGCCTGGGGGCCAGGGTAGGCCCTGGACACAGACCCAGATAAGATGccttgtggacttccctggtggcacagtgtctaagactctgcgctcccaacgtAGGgcgcctgggttcgatccctggtcagggaactagatcccacatgcatgctgcagctaagagttcgtgtaccgcaactaaggagcctgcgagccccacctaagacccggcgcaaccaaataaataaagataaataaatttaaaagaaaaaaaaaagaccctttgAAAGGAGAAGCTCGAACAAAACAATGTGGTGCTGGATGCCAGGTCTCAGGATGCGGGAGGGACATGGCTGGTGCTTCCTAGGTCACCCAGGAGCCCGTGGGGCTGGGCCCAGTGAGCCAGCAACGTGGGTATTCGGACTTTGTGGGGAAGAGGCTCTTTCTTTGATCCCAGGTTttcgtgggggtggggagagcaggagGTTAGGATGTGGGTTCCTCAGACACATGAGCGCTTTCCAGGCAGGACTGAGCCTGCTGAGGGGACTGAGCTAAGACCCAGGCAAGGTGCTCCATCTCCACATTGTTGTGACAGTACTGCAAGGTCACCCCTGTTCTCTCCACTTTACATGttgtgaggctcagaggggtgggGTCGCCACCAGGGGCCACACAGCTCCTAAGTGATGGGTCAGGCCCACATCGGCTGGGCTGCAAATCCCAGGTGTCCTCAGTTCTGTCTCCCCTAAGAGGGGTGGGAGTGTAGGAGCCgctcctcccagcagcccagcTGGCCCCCGTCACCAGCATCAGTGTCTCCACAAGGAGCGTTTGCAACTTTTGCAGCTGGGAGCTTGTGGCCCAGAGGAGTCACGCATATCTCTGGAGGTCACACAGGAGCAGAGTGGAGCCCAGACCGCTGGTCTCCGGGCCAAGCTGTACCTCCTGCACCTGTATCTGTTCTCCAAGGCACAGGGCCCTGAGCACTAACAGGGAAGAGCCCCACTGGCGTGAGCTATGCTCAGGGATGGACACCAAGTGGGCCTTGGGCTCCTCTGTGGCTCAGAGACCAAGCCCGGCAAACTTCTCCCATGGAGTCATCACAATCACAGCCGCATCCAGGACCTCAGAGAGCCAGCATGCTAAGAACACAACTTCCTTCCACAGAAAGACTTAAAGGGCAGTCGGAGGTACGTTTTACTGGCTGGTTAAGAGGCACTTAAGTGTCCCAATGGGCCATAGCAGCAGCGCATTTATAATTCAGGAGGCTCAGGCTAACAGTCCTTTCCCTGCCGCAGGCTTTCTCTGCCTTCCTTATAGCCTCTCCCCAcggcggggctgggagtgggagtCTTCTCCACACTTTCAGGACTGGAGGAAGggccttgctcaaggtcaccctgAGTCCAgggacagggaagggaggagagccCAGGCCTCCCAGTTCCTATTAGAAGCTCCAAGGGGGGCAGCAGACTCTCTCCTGCCTGGGGCAGGAGGGCATCAGAGGCCATGTCAGAGGCCCAGGACAGGCCCAAAGCAGGCTGGAGACCCTCACGCTCATTTCTAGGCTGGCACCTGCCTCTCAGTAGACCACTGGGAGATGAGAGTGCCAAGAGGGCCAGGGCCCGAGGCCAGGAGGCAGTGAGAACAATGGGGCGCTTCAGCGAGCTGGGCCGGGGGCTCAGTGTACCAGCGAGAAACCGCCAAGAGCCGGAGGAAACCAAAGCAAAGGTCAGGAATGTTCCCAGGCTTCTGGGCCAGCAGCCTGTACTGTGCCAAGGGAGGGGAGCGTGGGCAGGGAGAACGGCGGCTGCTGGAGCCTGAGGTTTGGGCAGGTCAGGAGAGAAAGTTCCTG is from Globicephala melas chromosome 16, mGloMel1.2, whole genome shotgun sequence and encodes:
- the SNCG gene encoding gamma-synuclein isoform X1, with product MDVFKKGFSIAKEGVVGAVEKTKQGVTEAAEKTKEGVMYVGAKTKEGVVQSVTSVAEKTKEHANAVSEAVVSSVNTVATKTVEEAENIAITSRVVRKEDLQQPAPSQEDEAPKVEEEVAEALTSWREW
- the SNCG gene encoding gamma-synuclein isoform X2; this translates as MDVFKKGFSIAKEGVVGAVEKTKQGVTEAAEKTKEGVMYVGAKTKEGVVQSVTSVAEKTKEHANAVSEAVVSSVNTVATKTVEEAENIAITSRVVRKEDLQQPAPSQEDEAPKVEEEVAEATKSGGD